One part of the Ornithorhynchus anatinus isolate Pmale09 chromosome 21, mOrnAna1.pri.v4, whole genome shotgun sequence genome encodes these proteins:
- the HERPUD2 gene encoding homocysteine-responsive endoplasmic reticulum-resident ubiquitin-like domain member 2 protein isoform X3, with protein MVHLVCTSRTPPSSPKPSTSRENHGTAASSSSSNSDHSGSTTPSSSQETLSATSSSGSEGLRQRSFPQAQTTPVQSHQFPYVMQGNVGNQFPGQAVPAGFPMYPAFSPLQMLWWQQMYARQYYMQYQAAVSAQATSNADPARPSVAQPVNLAPAPVNDPPPAPNGMAQENRPGNPNVQMNAQGGAIVNEEDVNRDWLDWMYTFSRAAILLSIVYFYSSFSRFVMVMGAMLLVYLHQAGWFPFRQEGGRPQAPNNNAEVNPGGQNLNDPDLEEMERLMDEGVDDDSGEDAIEDANTVPQPGFMASAWSFITTFFTSLIPEGPPQVVN; from the exons AATTCAGATCATTCGGGATCGACAACTCCGTCTTCAAGCCAAGAAACTTTGTCGGCAACCAGCAGTTCGGGCTCAGAAGGATTGAGACAGCGGAGTTTTCCCCAAGCACAAACGACCCCCGTGCAAAGCCATCAATTCCCGTATGTGATGCAAGG AAATGTGGGGAACCAGTTTCCTGGGCAGGCTGTTCCAGCTGGATTCCCTATGTACCCTGCTTTCAGCCCGCTCCAGATGCTGTGGTGGCAACAGATGTACGCTCGACAGTATTACATGCAGTA TCAAGCTGCAGTTTCAGCACAGGCAACCTCAAACGCTGACCCTGCCAGACCATCTGTGGCACAGCCTGTCAATTTGGCACCAGCTCCGGTCAAcgacccacccccagctccaaatGGCATGGCCCAAGAGAACCGGCCCGGAAACCCAAACGTCCAGATGAATGCCCAAGGCGGGGCCATAGTGAACGAAGAGGACGTGAACCGAGACTGGCTGGACTGGATGTATACTTTCTCTCGGGCGGCCATTCTGCTAAGCATTGTGTACTTCTATTCCTCCTTCAGCCGCTTTGTCATGGTCATGGGCGCTATGCTGTTGGTCTACTT ACATCAGGCCGGATGGTTTCCCTTTAGACAAGAAGGAGGCCGGCCACAGGCTCCCAATAACAATGCAGAAGTGAACCCTGGTGGGCAGAACCTAAATGACCCAGACCTTGAAGAAATG GAGCGACTAATGGATGAAGGGGTTGATGATGACAGTGGAGAAGATGCCATCGAAGATGCCAATACAGTGCCCCAACCTGGATTCATGGCTTCAGCTTGGTCCTTTATCACTACCTTCTTTACCTCACTCATACCCGAAGGGCCTCCCCAGGTTGTAAATTAG